Proteins encoded by one window of Gimesia sp.:
- a CDS encoding sialidase family protein yields MSSRTVIWKFVMAGLLPISFLSATEQSADSLVKQGKATRALQLPPAKDNPRNSEGDFITLKDGRILFVYTHFTDGAADHSSAFLAGRYSSDGGKTWTKQDKTIMPNDAQQNIMSVSLLRLQDGTIALFYLRKNSIHDLRPVMRISRDEGATWSEATEIIPVSEVGYYVMNNDRVIQLKNGRLVLPLALHQNLSGSNRFNPNARFLCYYSDDLGKSWHRGQAAEVETQPGKKQPYMQEPGIVQLKDGTVMGFCRTNGGSQYIATSKDGGKTFSTLKPSQIISPVSPASIERIPSTGDLLLVWNNHQDIQPALRGKRTPLTIAISKDEGQTWELVQNVEDNPNGWYCYTAIEFTKDGVLLGHCAGDRTKNNGLAESQITLIPLSAIYGKD; encoded by the coding sequence ATGAGTAGTCGCACAGTGATCTGGAAGTTTGTAATGGCAGGTCTGTTACCGATCTCATTTTTGAGTGCTACTGAGCAATCAGCTGATTCGCTTGTGAAGCAAGGCAAAGCCACACGTGCGCTGCAGCTGCCTCCTGCGAAGGACAATCCCCGTAACAGTGAAGGGGACTTCATCACCCTCAAAGATGGTCGCATTCTGTTTGTCTACACCCATTTTACCGATGGGGCCGCCGATCACTCTTCCGCTTTCCTGGCCGGACGTTACTCCTCTGATGGCGGCAAGACCTGGACCAAACAGGATAAAACGATCATGCCGAACGACGCGCAGCAGAACATCATGTCTGTTTCACTGCTGCGGCTGCAGGATGGTACGATCGCGCTGTTCTATCTGCGGAAGAACTCCATTCATGATCTCCGACCGGTGATGCGGATCAGCCGCGATGAAGGAGCTACCTGGAGTGAAGCGACCGAAATCATTCCTGTATCAGAAGTCGGTTACTATGTCATGAATAATGATCGGGTGATTCAGTTAAAGAATGGTCGACTGGTACTGCCTTTAGCGTTGCACCAGAATCTGTCTGGTTCGAACCGCTTCAATCCCAATGCCCGTTTTCTCTGTTACTATTCTGATGACCTGGGGAAGAGCTGGCACCGCGGCCAGGCAGCTGAAGTCGAGACGCAACCTGGCAAGAAACAGCCCTACATGCAGGAACCGGGAATCGTTCAGCTTAAAGACGGAACGGTCATGGGGTTCTGCCGGACGAATGGTGGCAGTCAGTACATCGCCACATCGAAAGATGGTGGTAAAACATTCTCCACACTCAAACCTTCGCAGATCATTTCTCCTGTATCACCCGCGTCGATTGAGCGTATCCCCTCTACCGGGGATCTGTTGCTGGTCTGGAACAACCATCAGGACATTCAACCGGCATTGCGCGGGAAACGGACTCCCCTGACAATCGCCATCTCAAAGGATGAGGGGCAGACCTGGGAACTCGTCCAGAATGTGGAAGACAATCCAAACGGGTGGTATTGCTATACCGCGATAGAATTTACAAAGGATGGCGTGCTGCTCGGACATTGTGCTGGAGACCGAACAAAGAACAACGGTCTGGCAGAATCACAGATTACCTTGATTCCCCTCTCGGCGATTTACGGAAAAGATTAA